The genomic stretch CTCGGTAACCTGCCGACAACGTTCTGAATATTCGTGTGGAATCAGGAGTTCCGATGCGCTTAAGTCAGTTGTGTCTGTTGGCAGTGTTAACGATCGGGGCTACGGCCCACGCTGAAGAAACCTCGAACACCGGCAGTTCCACGCCTCTGTCCTTGAGTGCCGGCAGCCAGATCACCGAGTTGCAGCAACGCTTGAAAGAAAGCGAGCGCCTGCGCGAAGAACTGACCAAACAATTGCAAACTGCCAACACCGCCCGTGAGAGTGCGCAACTGAGCCGGTTGCGCCAGGACAATCAACGCCTGGCCCAACAACTCAAGGACGCGCAAGGTAACGCCTTGCCACGCTGGCTCAGCGACCAGCAGCAATGGTTCGTGATTGGCGCGGGGGTTGCGCTGATCGCCCTGCTGTGCGGTATCTTCGCCAGTGGCGGCCATCGACGCCGTCGACAATGGCTAAATTGAGTGAGTCATGAGCGAGCTGTTACTGATAGATGATGACCAGGAGCTCTGTGAGCTACTGACCAGTTGGCTGAGCCAGGAAGGTTTCCAGGTGCGTGCCTGCCATGACGGCGTAAGCGCCCGCAAGGCCCTGGCCGAAGCGGCGCCTGCGGCGGTGGTACTGGACGTGATGTTGCCCGATGGCAGCGGCCTGGAGCTGCTCAAGCAATTGCGCGCCGACCACCCGGAATTGCCGGTGTTGATGCTCTCGGCCCGAGGCGAACCCCTGGACCGGATCCTCGGCCTGGAGCTGGGCGCCGATGACTACCTGGCCAAGCCCTGCGACCCCCGGGAACTGACCGCCCGCCTGCGAGCGGTGTTGCGCCGCAGCCACCCGACGGCGGTGTCGACCCAACTGGAACTGGGCGACCTGTGCTTCAGCCCGGTACGTGGCGTGGTGCTCATCGACCATCAGGAGTTGACCCTCACCCTGTCCGAAAGCCGCCTGCTCGAAGCCTTGCTGCGCCAGCCGGGCGAGCCCCTGGACAAGCAGGAGCTGGCGCAGATTGCCCTGGGCCGCAAGCTAACCCTGTACGACCGCAGCCTGGATATGCACGTCAGCAACCTGCGCAAGAAAATCGGCCCACATGCCGATGGCCGGCCGCGAATCGTCGCACTGCGCAGCCGTGGCTACTACTACACCCCCTGAAATCCCCTGTAGGAGCCGGCTTGCCGGCGATGGGGCCCTTGCGTCATACGCTGATCCAACGGACGCCATCGCCAACAAGCCGGCTCCTACCTGTTTTGTAAGTCCCTGCCCAATCGGTCTTTACTCAAGCTTTACCCTCCCCTGACCGCCGCTGACCTTGATCTTTGTAATCTACTCACATCCGGACTCACCGGAACCGAGACAAGGAGAAACACCATGCGCAAGACCCTTATCGCTCTGATGTTCGCCGCAGCCCTGCCTACCGTCGCCATGGCCATGCCAGAAGGCCAAGGCCCGATGGAAGGCCCGGCAGGCCACATGATGGGTGGCCCGGGCCACGGCGGTGAACACGGCATGCGCGGCAAAGGCGGCCCCTTCAGCCAGCTCGACCTGACCCGCGAACAACGCCAGCAGATCGGCAAGTTGATGGGCGAGCAACGGGAAGGCCGCCAGCAGTTGGTCAAGAAGTACCTGGACAAACTCCCGGCCGCCGAGCAGAAAGCCATGAGCGACGAAATGGCCGCCGCCAAACAGAAAACCCAAGCGGATATCCGCGCCCTGCTCAAGCCTGACCAGCAGAAGAAATTCGACGAAATGGCGAAGAAACGCGCCGAGCGCAAGGCCGAGTGGCAGCAGTTCCAGGCCTGGAAAGCGCAACAACCGCAAAAAGCGCAATAATGCGTTAGCTACCTCCCAGCCCAGTGGCCCATGCCGCTGGGCTTTTCCTGTTTGAGGGTTTCCTGTGCGTTCACTCTTCTGGCGCATCCTTGCCAGTTTCTGGCTGGCCATCGCCCTGGTAGCCGGGTTGTCGCTCCTGCTTGGGCATATGCTCAACCAGGACGCCTGGATTCTCAGTCGCCACCCTGGCCTCAGTAATCTGGCCGAAGAATGGACCCAGCGCTACGAAACCCAAGGCGAGGATGCGGCCCAGGAGTTGTTGCAACAGCGCAAGCGTCAGTATCACGTCGATGTGCAGGTGCTCAACGAGAGTGGCGACCCGGTGGTACGTGGCACCTTCCCGCGCCGCGCCG from Pseudomonas fluorescens encodes the following:
- a CDS encoding LTXXQ domain protein — protein: MRKTLIALMFAAALPTVAMAMPEGQGPMEGPAGHMMGGPGHGGEHGMRGKGGPFSQLDLTREQRQQIGKLMGEQREGRQQLVKKYLDKLPAAEQKAMSDEMAAAKQKTQADIRALLKPDQQKKFDEMAKKRAERKAEWQQFQAWKAQQPQKAQ
- a CDS encoding response regulator transcription factor produces the protein MSELLLIDDDQELCELLTSWLSQEGFQVRACHDGVSARKALAEAAPAAVVLDVMLPDGSGLELLKQLRADHPELPVLMLSARGEPLDRILGLELGADDYLAKPCDPRELTARLRAVLRRSHPTAVSTQLELGDLCFSPVRGVVLIDHQELTLTLSESRLLEALLRQPGEPLDKQELAQIALGRKLTLYDRSLDMHVSNLRKKIGPHADGRPRIVALRSRGYYYTP
- a CDS encoding translation initiation factor 2, with the protein product MRLSQLCLLAVLTIGATAHAEETSNTGSSTPLSLSAGSQITELQQRLKESERLREELTKQLQTANTARESAQLSRLRQDNQRLAQQLKDAQGNALPRWLSDQQQWFVIGAGVALIALLCGIFASGGHRRRRQWLN